From the genome of Gemmatimonadota bacterium:
ACGACCTTTATGTAGTAGGGTATATTCGAGCGTTTGGAATGCAGGACGAGGGCCTGGCACAGTCCGTCGACGTAGCGGACCACCTCCGGGTCCTGGTACAGCTTGATCTCTCTTTCGATCTCTCTCGAAAACTGCCTCCCGAGCGCGATTTCGTCCGCCTCGGAGAGCACGTTGACGTTCTGAAAAACGCTTCCGCAGCCCAGCGTCGTCAGCAGGAGGATGGCGATCGGTGCGGCGGCCGTCCTGATCGACAGGGACCGGGCTATGCGGGCCATGCGGGCCAGGTGATTTGCGGCTGTCCTGATCGACAGGAACCGGGCCAGGCGGGCCAGGCGATTTGCGGCGCGCCGGGGAAGGCTACGGGATCTCATCTGGGATCACCCCGGAATCCGGGACAGGCCGGGCAAGCCGACAGGGCCGGCCGACAGGCCGGGCAAGCCGACAGGGCCGGCCGACAGGTTCTGAGCACTGAAGATACGGACCTCAAGTACCGCGGGCAATCGGAAAAGGCCGGGTGGAGACCGCCAGCCATGAATCAACCAACGGCCCCTGCGGCCGTTACACGTTACCTTGCCCGGCTGGCTTCAGACGGACACGCGTTCGCCGCCGGATGGCACCGTGTCCGGCCGATGGCGGGCGGATTCAACAACTGTATATACGAAGTAGATACAGGCGATGGATCCTACCTCCTAAAGGTGTATCCCCATGACCGTGTCCAGCGCCTTGAACGGGAATACGCCGCGATGAGGCGGCTTTCCACCCTGCAAGGCGTGCCGATCGCCGTATCGGCGGACGCACGGGCCGCTGGATTGAATGCGCCCACGCTGATCTACGAGAAACTCACGGGATCGCCGCTGGAACCCGCCGGCACGACCCGGGAAGACCTTGAACAGCTCCTTGGGATCCTTACCCGTGTACACGGAATTCAGGATCCCGGGGATCCGGTACTGGCCCGGCCGGCGGGTCCGTCCCGTCCCGAAGACTGCCTCCGGTACATGGACGAGACTCTGGGTACCCTATCCGCGTCCGCCGCCATGAACGATCCGTCGTTCCGCCGGACCGCGGACCGGCTGCGCGACCTGAGACG
Proteins encoded in this window:
- a CDS encoding aminoglycoside phosphotransferase family protein, which encodes MQDEGLAQSVDVADHLRVLVQLDLSFDLSRKLPPERDFVRLGEHVDVLKNASAAQRRQQEDGDRCGGRPDRQGPGYAGHAGQVICGCPDRQEPGQAGQAICGAPGKATGSHLGSPRNPGQAGQADRAGRQAGQADRAGRQVLSTEDTDLKYRGQSEKAGWRPPAMNQPTAPAAVTRYLARLASDGHAFAAGWHRVRPMAGGFNNCIYEVDTGDGSYLLKVYPHDRVQRLEREYAAMRRLSTLQGVPIAVSADARAAGLNAPTLIYEKLTGSPLEPAGTTREDLEQLLGILTRVHGIQDPGDPVLARPAGPSRPEDCLRYMDETLGTLSASAAMNDPSFRRTADRLRDLRRGLDMMDLRTVLWADASPRLCHGDFRPANVIKEDPDRVALVDWEHAGIMDPFYEVAGFFWHPESEGLEAGLREEALAGYCERSADPHAGGKMDVYHAILPVQWSVRVLSLIEGYGRQAVQPWNVPRPPEALWEDVERYIGLAAQRLV